Proteins encoded within one genomic window of Streptomyces sp. NBC_00523:
- a CDS encoding glycoside hydrolase family 3 N-terminal domain-containing protein: MLRSHDDKVKELLGRMTTEEKLGQVQQLTWTGDTGPGGGQTKEIEALARAGRLGSVLNLHGAKWTNDLQRLAVEESRLGIPLLFGFDVIHGFWTTFPIPLAQASAFDPAVAETDARVSAAETRSQGVRWTFSPMMDVTNEPRWGRIAESSGEDPYLNAVLAVAKVRGYQGPADGSGLRSERHVAACAKHFVAYGGAEGGRDYNTVDISEQRLRNHYLPPFKAALDAGAATVMAAFNTVGGVPAHANSHTMNSILKGEWDFDGFVVSDYTGVMELVAHGYAEDAAHAAELALTHGLDMEMVSTHIADHGADLLDGGRISMERLDDAVTRILRLKYALGLFEDPYTDEAAEIEGPTAEARAAARETAARSMVLLKNEGGVLPLKPSGTIAVVGPHADSTDQHGTWAGPGRLVFDTVSVLDAIRAAAPGADVRHSGGGDPAMAAAAAWAADVTVVVVGEDSAISGEAASRSEIDLPAGQQQLIEAVAATGKPFVVVLVNGRPLTIGGWVDRAPAVLEAWHAGIEAGNAVADLLFGAVNPGGKLPVSFPRTVGQIPVYYNRESTGRPYDAAEKYVSKYLDLPDGPQFVFGHGLSYTTFTTGEPQLSRTEITVDALERGETVEITVPVANTGDRSGDEVVQLYIHDVAASVVQPVRRLRAFERVTLAPGEQRHLRFTLTAEDLGYWTNDPSGTYVLERGRIDIYTGTSSATTTRGSLRLV, from the coding sequence ATGCTCCGATCGCACGACGACAAGGTCAAGGAACTCCTCGGCCGGATGACGACCGAGGAGAAGCTCGGCCAGGTCCAGCAGCTGACCTGGACCGGGGACACGGGTCCTGGCGGCGGCCAGACGAAGGAGATCGAGGCGCTGGCCCGGGCCGGGCGGCTCGGTTCCGTGCTGAACCTGCACGGTGCGAAGTGGACCAACGACCTCCAGCGGCTCGCCGTCGAGGAGTCCCGGCTCGGCATCCCGCTGCTCTTCGGCTTCGACGTCATCCACGGCTTCTGGACCACCTTCCCGATCCCGCTCGCGCAGGCGTCGGCCTTCGACCCGGCCGTGGCGGAGACCGACGCCCGGGTGTCGGCCGCCGAGACCCGCTCGCAGGGCGTGCGCTGGACGTTCTCGCCGATGATGGACGTGACGAACGAACCGCGCTGGGGCCGGATCGCCGAATCGAGCGGCGAGGACCCGTATCTGAACGCCGTCCTGGCCGTGGCGAAGGTACGCGGCTACCAGGGGCCCGCCGACGGCTCGGGGCTCCGGTCCGAGCGGCACGTCGCGGCCTGCGCCAAGCACTTCGTGGCCTACGGCGGCGCCGAGGGCGGCCGGGACTACAACACCGTGGACATCTCCGAGCAGCGGCTGCGCAACCACTACCTGCCGCCGTTCAAGGCCGCGCTGGACGCGGGCGCGGCGACGGTGATGGCCGCGTTCAACACCGTGGGCGGCGTTCCCGCGCACGCCAACAGCCACACCATGAACAGCATCCTCAAGGGCGAGTGGGACTTCGACGGCTTCGTGGTCAGCGACTACACGGGCGTCATGGAGCTGGTCGCGCACGGTTACGCGGAGGACGCGGCGCACGCGGCGGAGCTCGCGCTCACGCACGGCCTGGACATGGAGATGGTGTCCACGCACATCGCGGACCACGGCGCGGACCTGCTCGACGGGGGCCGCATCAGCATGGAACGCCTGGACGACGCCGTCACCCGCATCCTGCGCCTGAAGTACGCCCTCGGCCTCTTCGAGGACCCGTACACCGACGAGGCGGCCGAGATCGAGGGCCCCACCGCCGAGGCGCGGGCCGCCGCGCGGGAGACCGCCGCCCGGTCGATGGTGCTCCTGAAGAACGAGGGCGGTGTCCTGCCGCTGAAGCCGAGCGGCACGATCGCCGTGGTCGGCCCGCACGCCGACTCCACGGACCAGCACGGCACCTGGGCGGGCCCCGGCCGGCTGGTGTTCGACACGGTCAGCGTGCTCGACGCGATCCGCGCGGCCGCGCCGGGCGCCGACGTCCGGCACTCCGGCGGCGGTGACCCGGCGATGGCCGCTGCAGCCGCCTGGGCGGCCGACGTCACCGTCGTCGTGGTCGGCGAGGACTCCGCGATCAGCGGCGAGGCCGCGTCGCGCAGCGAGATCGACCTCCCCGCGGGCCAGCAGCAGCTGATCGAGGCCGTCGCGGCGACCGGCAAGCCCTTCGTGGTCGTCCTTGTCAACGGCCGTCCGCTCACCATCGGCGGCTGGGTGGACCGCGCACCGGCCGTCCTGGAGGCGTGGCACGCGGGCATCGAGGCGGGGAACGCGGTCGCGGACCTCCTGTTCGGCGCGGTCAACCCGGGCGGCAAGCTGCCGGTGTCCTTCCCCCGGACGGTCGGCCAGATCCCGGTCTACTACAACCGCGAGTCGACGGGCCGCCCCTACGACGCGGCGGAGAAGTACGTCTCCAAGTACCTGGACCTGCCGGACGGCCCGCAGTTCGTCTTCGGTCACGGCCTGAGCTACACCACCTTCACGACCGGTGAACCGCAGCTGAGCCGCACCGAGATCACGGTGGACGCCCTGGAACGCGGCGAGACCGTCGAGATCACGGTCCCCGTCGCCAACACCGGCGACCGCAGCGGCGACGAGGTCGTCCAGCTCTACATCCACGACGTCGCGGCGTCCGTGGTCCAGCCGGTACGCAGGCTCCGCGCCTTCGAACGCGTCACCCTGGCGCCGGGCGAGCAGCGCCACCTCCGCTTCACCCTGACCGCGGAAGACCTCGGCTACTGGACCAACGACCCCTCGGGCACGTACGTCCTGGAACGTGGCCGCATCGACATCTACACGGGCACGAGCTCGGCAACGACGACCCGGGGGAGCCTGCGGCTGGTCTGA